One Kitasatospora sp. NBC_01266 genomic window carries:
- a CDS encoding acetyl/propionyl/methylcrotonyl-CoA carboxylase subunit alpha: protein MRKVLIANRGEIAVRVARACSDAGIASVAVYAEPDRDALHVRAADEAYALGGDTPATSYLDIAKVLKAAADSGADAIHPGYGFLSENADFAQAVLDAGLIWIGPPPQAIRDLGDKVTARHVAQRAGAPLVAGTPDPVAGPDEVVAFATEHGLPVAIKAAFGGGGRGLKVARTLEEIPELFESAVREAVAAFGRGECFVERYLDNPRHVETQCLADQHGNVVVVSTRDCSLQRRHQKLVEEAPAPFLTEEQNAELYRASKAILREAGYVGAGTCEFLVAQDGLISFLEVNTRLQVEHPVTEEVTGIDLVREMFRIADGEELGYDDPKVRAHSFEFRINGEDPGRNFLPAPGTVTLFAPPSGPGVRLDAGVETGSVIGPAWDSLLAKLIVTGRDRKQALERAKRALAEFTVEGMATAIPFHRAVVADPAFAPEVHGNEGPFSIYTRWIETEFNNTIPPFAGGAADGEEPDGRETVVVEVGGKRIEVSLPASLGVGSAPAAGAGSAGKAKRRVGAKKAGAAVSGDTLASPMQGTIVKVAVEEGQVVAEGELIVVLEAMKMEQPLNAHKAGTITGLKAEVGASVSSGAALCEIKD from the coding sequence GTGCGCAAGGTGCTCATCGCCAACCGCGGAGAAATCGCCGTCCGCGTCGCCAGGGCCTGCTCGGATGCTGGTATCGCCAGTGTCGCCGTTTACGCCGAGCCCGACCGGGACGCGCTGCACGTCCGCGCGGCCGACGAGGCCTACGCTCTCGGCGGCGACACCCCCGCGACCAGCTACCTGGACATCGCCAAGGTCCTCAAGGCCGCTGCCGACTCCGGTGCGGACGCGATCCACCCCGGTTACGGATTCCTGTCGGAGAACGCCGACTTCGCCCAGGCCGTGCTCGACGCCGGGCTGATCTGGATCGGCCCGCCGCCGCAGGCCATCCGCGACCTGGGTGACAAGGTCACCGCCCGGCACGTCGCCCAGCGGGCCGGTGCGCCGCTGGTGGCCGGCACCCCGGACCCGGTCGCCGGGCCGGACGAGGTGGTCGCCTTCGCGACCGAACACGGCCTGCCGGTCGCCATCAAGGCGGCCTTCGGCGGTGGCGGGCGCGGCCTGAAGGTGGCCCGCACGCTGGAGGAGATCCCGGAGCTGTTCGAGTCCGCGGTCCGCGAGGCCGTCGCCGCCTTCGGGCGCGGCGAGTGCTTCGTCGAGCGCTACCTGGACAACCCGCGGCACGTCGAGACCCAGTGCCTGGCCGACCAGCACGGCAACGTGGTGGTCGTCTCCACCCGTGACTGCTCGCTGCAGCGCCGGCACCAGAAGCTGGTCGAGGAGGCCCCCGCGCCGTTCCTGACCGAGGAGCAGAACGCCGAGCTGTACCGGGCGTCCAAGGCGATCCTGCGCGAGGCCGGCTATGTCGGCGCCGGGACCTGCGAGTTCCTGGTCGCGCAGGACGGGCTGATCTCCTTCCTGGAGGTCAACACCCGGCTGCAGGTCGAGCACCCGGTGACCGAGGAGGTCACCGGCATCGACCTGGTCCGCGAGATGTTCCGGATCGCCGACGGCGAGGAGCTCGGCTACGACGACCCGAAGGTCCGCGCCCACTCCTTCGAGTTCCGGATCAACGGCGAGGACCCGGGCCGCAACTTCCTGCCCGCCCCCGGCACGGTGACGCTCTTCGCGCCGCCGTCCGGCCCCGGCGTGCGGCTGGACGCGGGCGTGGAGACCGGCTCGGTGATCGGCCCCGCCTGGGACTCGCTGCTGGCCAAGCTGATCGTCACCGGCCGGGACCGCAAGCAGGCCCTGGAGCGGGCCAAGCGCGCGCTGGCCGAGTTCACGGTCGAGGGCATGGCCACCGCCATCCCGTTCCACCGCGCGGTCGTCGCCGACCCGGCCTTCGCCCCCGAGGTGCACGGCAACGAGGGTCCGTTCAGCATCTACACCCGCTGGATCGAGACCGAGTTCAACAACACCATCCCGCCGTTCGCGGGCGGCGCGGCCGACGGCGAGGAGCCGGACGGCCGGGAGACCGTGGTGGTCGAGGTCGGCGGCAAGCGGATCGAGGTCTCGCTGCCCGCCTCGCTGGGCGTCGGCTCCGCCCCGGCCGCCGGTGCGGGCAGCGCGGGCAAGGCCAAGCGCCGGGTGGGCGCCAAGAAGGCCGGCGCCGCGGTCAGCGGTGACACGCTCGCCTCGCCGATGCAGGGCACCATCGTCAAGGTCGCCGTCGAGGAGGGTCAGGTCGTCGCCGAGGGCGAGCTGATCGTGGTGCTCGAGGCGATGAAGATGGAGCAGCCGCTCAACGCCCACAAGGCCGGCACCATCACCGGTCTCAAGGCCGAGGTCGGCGCGAGCGTCAGCAGCGGCGCCGCCCTCTGCGAGATCAAGGACTGA
- a CDS encoding DeoR/GlpR family DNA-binding transcription regulator — protein MVRANGAVSLRELARVVQTSEVTVRRDVRALEAEGLLDRRHGGAVLPGGFSREPGYPQKTHLAAAEKSAIADLAATLVEEGDAVVIGAGTTTQELARRLARVPGLTVVTNSLLVAQALAHANRVEVVMTGGTLRGSNYALVGSGAEQSLHGLRVSKAFISGSGLTAERGLSTTNMLSASVDRALVQSATEVIVLADHTKLGTDTMFQTVPTDAITRLVTDEQAAGHDPTARELDALADCGVQISIAPLGLAAEPPGHAAPGPERHPQQPPGAARRAPGAPPAAAAPLPGQRRPGTLAFRPLAAGRP, from the coding sequence ATGGTGCGGGCCAACGGAGCCGTGTCGCTCCGCGAGTTGGCACGCGTCGTCCAGACCTCCGAAGTCACCGTCCGCCGGGACGTCCGGGCGCTGGAGGCCGAAGGGCTGCTCGACCGCCGACACGGCGGCGCGGTGCTCCCCGGAGGCTTCAGCCGGGAGCCCGGCTACCCGCAGAAGACCCACCTCGCCGCCGCCGAGAAGAGCGCGATCGCGGACCTCGCGGCCACGCTCGTCGAGGAGGGCGACGCGGTGGTGATCGGGGCCGGTACCACCACCCAGGAGCTGGCCCGCCGCCTGGCCCGGGTCCCGGGTCTGACGGTGGTGACCAACTCGCTGCTGGTCGCCCAGGCGCTCGCGCACGCCAACCGGGTGGAGGTGGTGATGACCGGCGGCACGCTGCGCGGGTCCAACTACGCTCTGGTCGGCAGCGGCGCCGAGCAGTCGCTGCACGGGTTGCGGGTCTCCAAGGCCTTCATCTCGGGCAGCGGCCTGACCGCCGAGCGCGGGCTGTCCACCACCAACATGCTCTCGGCGAGCGTGGACCGGGCCCTGGTGCAGTCGGCCACGGAGGTGATCGTGCTGGCCGACCACACCAAGCTGGGCACCGACACCATGTTCCAGACCGTGCCGACGGATGCGATCACCCGCCTGGTCACCGACGAGCAGGCAGCGGGCCACGACCCGACCGCCCGCGAGCTGGACGCGCTGGCCGACTGCGGGGTGCAGATCTCGATCGCGCCGCTGGGGCTGGCCGCCGAGCCACCGGGGCATGCCGCCCCGGGCCCGGAGCGGCACCCGCAGCAGCCCCCGGGGGCCGCCCGCCGGGCGCCGGGGGCGCCGCCCGCCGCGGCCGCCCCGCTGCCCGGCCAGCGCCGCCCGGGGACCCTCGCCTTCCGGCCGCTGGCCGCCGGGCGCCCGTGA
- a CDS encoding NAD(P)H-quinone dehydrogenase, whose product MCGTMVHVTRIVIIGGGPGGYEAALVAAQLGAEVTVVDRDGLGGAAVLTDCVPSKTLIATAEVMTGFDASYQELGIRLACDGSDGERGERAISVDLGKVNRRVKRLAIAQSHDITQSVTRAGVTVLRGKGRLGSGGQAADGSREVVVEAADGSTQSLRADAVLVASGVHPREAPDARPDGERILNWKQVYDLEELPRELIVVGSGVTGAEFAGAYQALGSKVTLVSSRDRVLPGEDPDAAEVLEDVFRRRGMNVMSRLRAESAKRVGDGVEVTLSDGRVISGTHCLIAIGAIPNTAGMGLEEAGVKLNDWGQIVVDRVSRTSAPGVYAAGDCTGVFMLASVAAMQGRIAMYHALGDAVQPLNLKTIASNIFTDPEIATVGYTAADVSCGKMDAVEIKLPLRGNPRAKMQGIRDGFVKLFCRPGTGIVVGGVVVAPRASELIHSISLAVDNNLTVEQVASAFTVYPSLSGSTAEAARQLHIRKRAESES is encoded by the coding sequence GTGTGCGGGACAATGGTGCACGTGACTCGGATCGTGATCATCGGTGGCGGACCCGGCGGATACGAGGCGGCCCTGGTGGCGGCCCAGCTCGGCGCGGAGGTGACCGTCGTCGATCGCGACGGTCTGGGTGGAGCGGCGGTGCTGACGGACTGCGTACCGTCCAAGACGCTGATCGCGACCGCCGAGGTGATGACCGGCTTCGACGCCTCCTACCAGGAGCTCGGGATCAGGCTCGCCTGCGACGGCTCGGACGGCGAGCGCGGCGAGCGGGCGATCAGCGTCGACCTCGGCAAGGTCAACCGACGGGTGAAGCGGCTGGCGATCGCCCAGTCGCACGACATCACCCAGTCCGTCACCCGGGCCGGTGTCACCGTGCTGCGCGGCAAGGGCCGGCTCGGCTCCGGCGGCCAGGCCGCCGACGGGTCGCGCGAGGTGGTCGTGGAGGCCGCCGACGGCAGCACCCAGTCGCTGCGCGCCGACGCGGTGCTGGTCGCCAGCGGCGTGCACCCGCGCGAGGCGCCGGACGCCCGGCCGGACGGCGAGCGGATCCTGAACTGGAAGCAGGTCTACGACCTGGAGGAGCTGCCCCGCGAGCTGATCGTGGTCGGCTCCGGTGTCACCGGTGCCGAGTTCGCCGGCGCCTACCAGGCGCTCGGCTCCAAGGTCACCCTGGTCTCCAGCCGCGACCGGGTGCTGCCGGGCGAGGACCCGGACGCCGCCGAGGTGCTGGAGGACGTCTTCCGCCGCCGCGGTATGAACGTGATGAGCCGGCTGCGGGCGGAGAGCGCCAAGCGGGTCGGTGACGGGGTCGAGGTCACCCTCTCGGACGGCCGGGTGATCAGCGGCACGCACTGCCTGATCGCGATCGGCGCGATCCCCAACACCGCGGGCATGGGCCTGGAGGAGGCCGGGGTCAAGCTCAACGACTGGGGCCAGATCGTGGTGGACCGGGTCTCCCGCACCAGCGCCCCCGGCGTCTACGCGGCCGGCGACTGCACCGGCGTCTTCATGCTCGCCTCGGTCGCCGCGATGCAGGGCCGGATCGCGATGTACCACGCGCTGGGCGACGCGGTGCAGCCGCTGAACCTGAAGACCATCGCCTCCAACATCTTCACCGACCCGGAGATCGCCACCGTCGGTTACACCGCGGCCGACGTCTCGTGCGGAAAGATGGACGCCGTCGAGATCAAGCTGCCGCTGCGGGGCAACCCGCGGGCCAAGATGCAGGGCATCCGGGACGGCTTCGTGAAGCTCTTCTGCCGCCCCGGCACCGGCATCGTGGTGGGTGGCGTGGTGGTCGCGCCGCGCGCGAGCGAGCTGATTCACTCGATCTCGCTCGCGGTGGACAACAACTTGACGGTCGAGCAGGTCGCCAGCGCCTTCACGGTCTACCCCTCGCTCTCCGGTTCCACCGCCGAGGCGGCCCGCCAGCTGCACATCCGCAAGCGGGCGGAGAGCGAATCCTGA
- a CDS encoding gamma-glutamylcyclotransferase encodes MSLYAAYATNLDARQMSRRAPHSPLRGTGWLDGWRLTFGGEQLGWEGSLATVVEDEKEQVFVSLYDVAPMDEEGLDRWEGLQLGIYRKIRLRAHTLDGEVPVWTYVLNDYEGGLPAARYLGLIADAAESAGAPSDYVLDLRRRPC; translated from the coding sequence ATGTCGCTCTACGCCGCGTACGCCACGAACCTCGACGCCCGGCAGATGAGCCGGCGCGCACCGCACTCCCCGCTGCGCGGGACCGGCTGGCTGGACGGCTGGCGGCTGACCTTCGGCGGCGAGCAGCTCGGCTGGGAGGGCTCGCTGGCCACCGTGGTCGAGGACGAGAAGGAGCAGGTCTTCGTCTCGCTCTACGACGTGGCGCCGATGGACGAGGAGGGCCTGGACCGCTGGGAGGGCCTGCAGCTCGGCATCTACCGCAAGATCCGGCTGCGCGCGCACACCCTGGACGGTGAGGTCCCGGTCTGGACCTACGTGCTGAACGACTACGAGGGCGGCCTGCCGGCGGCGCGCTACCTCGGGCTGATCGCGGACGCGGCGGAGAGCGCGGGCGCACCGTCCGACTACGTCCTGGACCTTCGTCGCCGGCCCTGCTGA
- a CDS encoding purine-nucleoside phosphorylase — translation MNASPQTAVSADPYAAAQAAAARLRELTGVEHHDVALVMGSGWVPAADALGETVAEIPVTDLPGFPAPAVAGHAGKIRSVKIGDKHALIFLGRNHYYEGHGVATVVHGVRTAAAAGCQTIVLTNGCGGLRQGWVPGQPVLISDHINLTADSPIVGANFVDLTDLYSKRLRELCREVDPSLDEAVYVQFRGPHYETPAEVHMARVIGGELVGMSTTLEAIAAREAGAEVLGISLVTNLAAGMTGEPLNHAEVLEAGKASAERMGALLAKVLERI, via the coding sequence GTGAACGCTTCTCCTCAGACCGCCGTGTCCGCCGACCCCTACGCCGCCGCTCAGGCCGCCGCCGCCCGCCTGCGCGAGCTGACCGGTGTCGAGCACCACGACGTCGCCCTGGTGATGGGCTCGGGCTGGGTGCCGGCCGCCGACGCGCTGGGCGAGACCGTGGCCGAAATCCCGGTCACGGACCTCCCCGGCTTCCCCGCCCCCGCCGTCGCCGGCCACGCCGGCAAGATCCGCTCGGTGAAGATAGGCGACAAGCACGCCCTGATCTTCCTCGGTCGCAACCACTACTACGAGGGCCACGGCGTGGCCACCGTGGTGCACGGCGTGCGCACCGCCGCCGCCGCGGGTTGCCAGACCATCGTGCTGACCAACGGCTGCGGTGGCCTGCGCCAGGGCTGGGTGCCCGGTCAGCCGGTGCTGATCAGCGACCACATCAACCTGACCGCCGACTCCCCGATCGTCGGCGCCAACTTCGTCGACCTCACCGACCTCTACTCCAAGCGGCTGCGCGAGCTCTGCCGCGAGGTGGACCCGAGCCTGGACGAGGCCGTCTACGTCCAGTTCCGCGGCCCGCACTACGAGACCCCGGCCGAGGTCCACATGGCCCGGGTGATCGGCGGCGAGCTGGTCGGCATGTCCACCACGCTGGAGGCGATCGCCGCCCGCGAGGCCGGCGCCGAGGTGCTGGGCATCTCGCTGGTCACCAACCTGGCCGCGGGCATGACCGGCGAGCCGCTGAACCACGCCGAGGTGCTGGAGGCAGGCAAGGCCTCCGCCGAGCGGATGGGCGCGCTGCTGGCGAAGGTCCTGGAGCGGATCTGA
- a CDS encoding phospho-sugar mutase: MAQESTTDLLARAHQWLTEDPDAETREELAALLATAEQGEASALAELAERFADRLQFGTAGLRGELGAGPMRMNRAVVIRAAAGLAAHVRAAGAGDLVVVGYDARHKSYDFARDTAAVMVGAGLRAALLPSPLPTPVLAFAIRHLGAAAGVMVTASHNPPRDNGYKVYLGDGSQIVPPADAEIAAEIDAVASLHDVPLAAEGWQVLGEDVLDAYLARAVTVVDPAGPRGLDVVYTPMHGVGRDTLLAAFKQAGFPAPTVVAEQAEPDPEFPTVAFPNPEEPGAMDLAFRTAAEHTPDLVIANDPDADRCAVAVPDATAAAGWRMLRGDEVGALLGAALVAKGARGTFATTIVSATLLGRIAESAGLAYEETLTGFKWLSRTEGLRYGYEEALGYCVDPEGVRDKDGISAALLIAELAAGLKLTGRTLTDLLDELALTHGLHATDQLSARVEDLSLIADAMRRLREQPPTELAGLLVERADDLSAGSAELPPTDGLRYYLAGQPVRSARIVVRPSGTEPKLKCYLEVVLPVASAGELPETRVRATELLAALKRDLAAAAGI, from the coding sequence ATGGCCCAGGAAAGCACCACCGACCTCCTCGCCCGCGCCCACCAGTGGCTGACCGAGGACCCCGACGCCGAGACCCGCGAGGAGTTGGCCGCGCTGCTGGCCACCGCCGAGCAGGGCGAGGCGAGCGCGCTGGCCGAGCTGGCCGAGCGGTTCGCCGACCGGCTGCAGTTCGGCACCGCGGGCCTGCGCGGTGAGCTGGGCGCGGGCCCGATGCGGATGAACCGCGCCGTCGTGATCCGGGCCGCCGCCGGCCTGGCCGCCCACGTCCGCGCGGCCGGGGCCGGCGACCTGGTGGTGGTCGGCTACGACGCCCGGCACAAGTCCTACGACTTCGCGCGCGACACCGCCGCCGTGATGGTCGGCGCGGGCCTGCGCGCCGCGCTGCTGCCGAGCCCGCTGCCCACCCCGGTGCTCGCCTTCGCGATCCGCCACCTGGGCGCGGCGGCCGGCGTGATGGTGACGGCCAGCCACAACCCGCCGCGCGACAACGGCTACAAGGTCTACCTGGGCGACGGCTCGCAGATCGTGCCGCCGGCCGACGCCGAGATCGCCGCCGAGATCGACGCGGTGGCCTCGCTGCACGACGTGCCGCTGGCTGCCGAGGGCTGGCAGGTGCTCGGCGAGGACGTGCTGGACGCCTACCTGGCCCGCGCCGTCACCGTGGTCGACCCGGCCGGCCCGCGCGGGTTGGACGTGGTCTACACCCCGATGCACGGGGTGGGCCGCGACACCCTGCTGGCCGCCTTCAAGCAGGCCGGCTTCCCCGCCCCGACCGTGGTCGCCGAGCAGGCCGAGCCGGACCCGGAGTTCCCCACCGTCGCGTTCCCCAACCCGGAGGAGCCGGGCGCGATGGACCTGGCCTTCCGGACCGCCGCCGAGCACACCCCCGACCTGGTGATCGCCAACGACCCGGACGCGGACCGCTGCGCGGTGGCCGTGCCGGACGCCACCGCGGCGGCCGGATGGCGGATGCTGCGCGGTGACGAGGTCGGCGCGCTGCTGGGTGCGGCGCTGGTCGCCAAGGGCGCGCGCGGCACCTTCGCCACCACCATCGTCTCGGCCACCCTGCTCGGCCGGATCGCCGAGAGCGCCGGGCTGGCCTACGAGGAGACGCTGACCGGCTTCAAGTGGCTCTCCCGCACCGAGGGCCTGCGCTACGGCTACGAGGAGGCGCTGGGCTACTGCGTCGACCCCGAGGGCGTGCGGGACAAGGACGGCATCAGCGCCGCCCTGCTGATCGCCGAGCTGGCCGCCGGGCTCAAGCTCACCGGGCGCACCCTGACCGACCTGCTGGACGAGCTGGCGCTGACCCACGGCCTGCACGCCACCGACCAGCTCTCGGCCCGGGTCGAGGACCTGTCGCTGATCGCCGACGCGATGCGCCGGCTGCGCGAGCAGCCGCCCACCGAGCTGGCCGGACTGCTGGTCGAGCGGGCGGACGACCTGTCGGCCGGCTCGGCCGAGCTGCCGCCGACCGACGGCCTGCGCTACTACCTGGCCGGGCAGCCGGTGCGCTCGGCGCGGATCGTGGTCCGGCCGTCCGGGACCGAGCCGAAGCTGAAGTGCTACCTGGAGGTCGTGCTGCCGGTCGCCTCGGCCGGCGAGCTGCCCGAGACCCGGGTGCGGGCCACCGAGCTGCTGGCGGCGCTCAAGCGGGACCTGGCGGCGGCTGCCGGGATCTGA
- a CDS encoding PH domain-containing protein, which yields MTDSAGTPPHRGSATPAAGPKYADHVFRSSSAVVCGVLLLAIAGWLIVDAMVSSSGKTPWVALACAPLFAFPVIAYTLRPSVAAGQDRLLVRNPLRTIVVPWAEVEALRAGFSAEVLAGGKTYQMWAVPVSLRQRNKANRYASRAAVTESPRRPRFGSLPKPPRVSVPGAPDSNRAWSDQVMDVLREQAKTNAVRPTAKGEVKVDWCWWVIAPTLVGLVALVALIAA from the coding sequence ATGACCGATTCCGCCGGCACGCCCCCCCACCGGGGCTCTGCCACCCCCGCCGCCGGGCCGAAGTACGCCGACCACGTCTTCCGCTCGTCCTCCGCCGTCGTCTGCGGCGTACTGCTGCTCGCGATCGCCGGGTGGCTGATTGTCGACGCCATGGTGAGCAGCAGCGGCAAGACCCCGTGGGTCGCGCTGGCCTGTGCGCCGTTGTTCGCCTTCCCGGTGATCGCCTACACCCTGCGGCCGTCCGTCGCGGCCGGCCAGGACCGGCTGCTGGTCCGCAACCCGCTGCGCACCATCGTGGTGCCGTGGGCCGAGGTCGAGGCGCTGCGCGCGGGCTTCTCGGCCGAGGTGCTGGCCGGCGGCAAGACCTACCAGATGTGGGCGGTGCCGGTCTCGCTGCGCCAGCGCAACAAGGCGAACCGCTACGCGTCCCGGGCCGCCGTCACCGAGAGCCCGCGCAGGCCGAGGTTCGGCAGCCTGCCCAAGCCGCCGCGCGTCTCGGTGCCGGGCGCGCCGGACTCGAACCGGGCCTGGTCGGACCAGGTGATGGACGTGCTGCGCGAGCAGGCCAAGACCAACGCGGTGCGTCCGACCGCGAAGGGCGAGGTCAAGGTCGACTGGTGCTGGTGGGTGATCGCGCCGACGCTGGTCGGGCTGGTGGCACTGGTTGCGCTGATCGCCGCCTGA
- a CDS encoding carbohydrate-binding module family 20 domain-containing protein: protein MRLLRRDRTSRPAAFAAAALVAGALLPLTLQGTAHAATNPDGGDVIANLFEWNWPSVANECTTVLGPKGYGAVEVAPPEDSIRLAGSTHAWWDVYQPVAYDLNSRMGTEAQFAQMVTTCHNAGVKVYADAVLNHTAGANQTSTDSYGGASFNPATFTYNNVPYDSSDFHFSPPCPNADMSISDWNNVQQVQECDLSSLSDLYTEKDDVRAKLAGYLNKLVGYGVDGFRMDAAKHIAQADMANILSRVNNTTWTNSRPYVYQEVIPGSTGQLAPSAFEGNGSVIEFTYAYDLKSQFNGSIANLKTFGQSWGIEPSNLSSVMVTNHDTERSGQTLSYQDGSKYTLATLFELAWGYGTPQVYSGFTFSTSDQSPPADANGYVTATECTSGAWTCTDRNQGIANMVGWHNATQGKPVANWWDNGGNAIAFSRGNGGWISINNGSSAVTQTFETGLPGGSYCDVIHGDPVAGGGCTGPTVTVDATGQATVTVNPGDAVALYPTAGSSGTVSETFNETETTSWGQSVYLVGSIPALGNWNPSAAIPLSSANYPVWGGTLSLPANTSFQYKYLIKDSSGNVTWENGANHSAASGSSGGTLNDTWQQ, encoded by the coding sequence ATGAGACTGCTCCGACGAGACCGGACCAGCCGCCCCGCCGCCTTCGCCGCGGCCGCCCTGGTGGCCGGCGCCCTGCTGCCGCTCACCCTGCAGGGCACGGCGCACGCCGCCACGAACCCAGACGGCGGCGACGTGATCGCCAACCTCTTCGAGTGGAACTGGCCCTCGGTGGCCAACGAGTGCACCACGGTGCTCGGGCCCAAGGGCTACGGCGCCGTCGAGGTCGCCCCGCCCGAGGACTCGATCCGCCTGGCGGGCAGCACCCACGCCTGGTGGGACGTCTACCAGCCGGTCGCCTACGACCTGAACAGCCGGATGGGCACCGAGGCCCAGTTCGCCCAGATGGTCACCACCTGCCACAACGCCGGCGTCAAGGTCTACGCCGACGCGGTGCTCAACCACACCGCCGGTGCCAACCAGACCAGCACCGACTCGTACGGCGGCGCGAGCTTCAACCCCGCCACCTTCACGTACAACAACGTCCCGTACGACAGCTCGGACTTCCACTTCTCGCCGCCCTGCCCCAACGCGGACATGAGCATCAGCGACTGGAACAACGTCCAGCAGGTGCAGGAGTGCGACCTCTCCTCGCTCTCCGACCTCTACACCGAGAAGGACGACGTCCGCGCCAAGCTGGCCGGCTACCTCAACAAGCTGGTCGGCTACGGCGTCGACGGCTTCCGGATGGACGCCGCCAAGCACATCGCGCAGGCCGACATGGCCAACATCCTCAGCCGGGTCAACAACACCACCTGGACCAACTCCCGGCCGTACGTCTACCAGGAGGTGATACCCGGCAGCACCGGCCAGCTGGCCCCCTCCGCCTTCGAGGGCAACGGCAGCGTGATCGAGTTCACCTACGCCTACGACCTGAAGAGCCAGTTCAACGGCAGCATCGCCAACCTCAAGACCTTCGGGCAGAGTTGGGGCATCGAGCCGAGCAACCTGTCCTCGGTGATGGTGACCAACCACGACACCGAGCGCAGCGGCCAGACCCTCAGCTACCAGGACGGCAGCAAGTACACGCTGGCCACGCTCTTCGAACTGGCCTGGGGCTACGGCACCCCGCAGGTCTACTCCGGCTTCACCTTCAGCACCAGCGACCAGTCCCCGCCGGCCGACGCCAACGGCTACGTCACCGCGACCGAGTGCACCAGCGGCGCCTGGACCTGCACCGACCGCAACCAGGGCATCGCCAACATGGTCGGCTGGCACAACGCCACCCAGGGCAAGCCGGTGGCCAACTGGTGGGACAACGGCGGCAACGCGATCGCCTTCAGCCGCGGCAACGGCGGCTGGATCTCGATCAACAACGGCAGCAGCGCGGTGACCCAGACCTTCGAGACCGGCCTGCCGGGCGGCAGCTACTGCGACGTCATCCACGGCGACCCGGTGGCCGGCGGCGGCTGCACCGGCCCGACGGTCACGGTGGACGCCACCGGCCAGGCCACCGTGACGGTCAACCCCGGTGACGCGGTGGCGCTCTACCCGACCGCCGGCAGCAGCGGGACGGTCAGCGAGACCTTCAACGAGACCGAGACCACGAGTTGGGGCCAGAGCGTCTACCTGGTCGGCTCGATCCCGGCCCTCGGCAACTGGAACCCGAGCGCGGCGATCCCGCTCTCCTCGGCCAACTACCCAGTGTGGGGCGGCACGTTGAGCCTGCCGGCGAACACGTCCTTCCAGTACAAGTACCTGATCAAGGACAGCTCCGGGAACGTGACCTGGGAGAACGGCGCCAACCACAGCGCCGCCAGCGGTTCCTCGGGCGGCACGCTGAACGACACCTGGCAGCAGTAA
- a CDS encoding N-acyl homoserine lactonase family protein yields the protein MTPQATAVRRLDLGSFVRPGSETEDGYPRVEPVLGYLVRHPRGLLLFDTGIGTGDPGTEAHYRPRRRPLPAALAAAGVTPAEVTAVVNCHLHFDHCGGNPLLPGRPILVQRTELAAARAGGHTFEHLVDFPGADYRELTGETELWPGLWILPTPGHTAGHQSLAVRRPDGTVVLAGQARDFASHFASDQLARRARHEGVAEPLPDYPAWLDRLAAFDPRRVLFAHDASVWTPAADGDC from the coding sequence ATGACCCCTCAGGCCACCGCCGTCCGCCGCCTCGACCTCGGCTCCTTCGTCCGCCCCGGCAGCGAGACCGAGGACGGCTACCCCCGGGTGGAGCCGGTGCTCGGCTACCTGGTCCGACACCCGCGGGGACTGCTGCTCTTCGACACCGGCATCGGCACCGGCGACCCCGGGACCGAGGCGCACTACCGGCCCCGCCGGCGCCCGCTGCCCGCCGCACTGGCCGCCGCCGGGGTCACGCCCGCCGAGGTGACCGCGGTGGTCAACTGCCATCTGCACTTCGACCACTGCGGCGGCAACCCGCTGCTGCCCGGTCGGCCGATCCTGGTGCAGCGCACCGAGCTGGCCGCCGCCCGGGCCGGCGGCCACACCTTCGAGCACCTCGTCGACTTCCCCGGCGCCGACTACCGCGAGCTGACCGGCGAGACCGAACTCTGGCCCGGCCTGTGGATCCTGCCCACCCCGGGGCACACCGCGGGGCACCAGTCCCTGGCCGTCCGCCGCCCCGACGGCACCGTGGTACTGGCCGGCCAGGCCCGCGACTTCGCCTCCCACTTCGCGAGCGACCAGCTGGCCCGCCGGGCACGGCACGAGGGCGTGGCCGAACCGCTGCCCGACTATCCCGCCTGGCTGGACCGGCTGGCCGCGTTCGATCCACGCCGGGTGCTCTTCGCCCACGACGCCTCGGTGTGGACCCCGGCGGCGGACGGGGACTGCTGA